One Chryseobacterium sp. StRB126 genomic region harbors:
- a CDS encoding efflux RND transporter permease subunit encodes MLKKIIKRPVLATVISVLLVILGIVGMVSLPITKFPDIAPPTVMVTAAYPGANAETIARSVAPPLENAINGVENMDYITSTASNDGTLSITVIFKLGTDPDQAAINVQNRVAQVTNQLPAEVIQAGITTVKRQNSMIAMVSLTSKDGSMSDLFLENYAKINIVPELKRVKGVGDAMVYGNKDYSMRVWLDPNKLASYNLTPSEVSRAIQTQNLEAAPGRLGERSKEVMEYVLRYKGKFTEPEQYENITIKALSDGSVLKLKDVAKVEFGAYSYTVSSNFNKKASVTMAIFQMAGSNANEVQIALQNRMKELEKSFPAGMDYEIPYATKEALDQSIEQVIHTLIEAFILVFIVVYIFLQDFRSTLIPAIAVPVSIVGTFFFMKVFGFSINILTLFALVLAIGIVVDDAIVVVEAVHAKMEHKKLNPRAATMSAMSEITGAIVSITLIMSAVFVPVAFMSGSTGLFYQQFALTLAIAIVISAINALTLSPALCALFLKQHHGGAHEKMNFKDRFFAGFNASFNKLTFRYGKAVLFLLKKKWIALAIIVAFGGLFAWMSMTTPKGFIPDEDQSFIIVTANLAPGASKDRTSKVVSDTEDLLMKNPAVDKVISVDGLNLFSGSMSSSAASIFVKLKNGGKRGPVNNINAIIGQVQGALSQDKRANFLVLNTPTVDGFGNTSGMELVLQDRTNGELQNLGNISYGMMGALMQRPEVAVAFTTFDVTYPQFEVLVDEVKSAQLGVNVSDVLGVMQGYYGSIQASDFNRFGKYYRVLVQSTPETRQDKESLNGLFVKNNLGQMVPITTLVSLKQTTGAEVVDRFNLFNSSNLTVMAAPGYSTGQAMAAVEEVSKQVLPPGYTYDYKGMSREEAGSSSQSVMIFGLCIVFVFFLLSAQYESYILPFAVLIAIPVGLSGVFVGITFAELSNNIYVQIALVMLIGLLAKNGILIVEFAIQRRRAGKSLIASAVEGAKARLRPILMTSLAFITGLLPLIFVVGPSAMGNHSIGYAAISGMLFGTILGIFVVPVLFVMFQALHEKINGKVVTDADWEY; translated from the coding sequence ATGTTAAAGAAAATTATAAAAAGACCCGTACTGGCAACGGTTATTTCCGTATTGCTTGTCATTCTCGGGATTGTCGGTATGGTCAGCCTGCCGATTACAAAATTCCCGGATATTGCACCGCCTACTGTTATGGTAACTGCTGCTTATCCCGGAGCAAATGCTGAAACGATTGCAAGATCTGTGGCTCCGCCGTTGGAAAATGCCATCAATGGAGTGGAAAATATGGATTACATTACTTCTACAGCGAGTAATGACGGTACTTTGAGTATCACGGTAATCTTTAAATTGGGAACAGATCCGGATCAGGCAGCCATTAACGTTCAGAACAGGGTAGCGCAGGTAACCAACCAGCTTCCTGCTGAGGTTATTCAGGCGGGGATTACCACTGTAAAGAGACAGAACAGTATGATTGCGATGGTTTCTCTAACCAGTAAAGATGGTTCAATGAGTGATCTTTTCCTTGAGAACTACGCAAAAATCAATATTGTACCTGAATTAAAAAGAGTAAAAGGAGTAGGAGATGCGATGGTGTATGGTAACAAAGATTACTCTATGCGTGTATGGCTTGATCCGAACAAGTTGGCTTCTTACAATCTTACGCCATCAGAGGTTTCCCGTGCGATTCAGACCCAAAACCTGGAGGCGGCACCTGGAAGGCTAGGGGAAAGAAGTAAGGAAGTGATGGAATATGTCCTTAGATACAAAGGAAAATTCACGGAGCCTGAGCAGTATGAAAATATTACGATTAAAGCATTGAGTGATGGTTCTGTTTTAAAGTTGAAAGATGTTGCGAAGGTTGAATTCGGAGCGTACAGTTATACAGTTTCGTCCAACTTTAATAAGAAGGCTTCAGTAACAATGGCGATTTTTCAGATGGCAGGATCCAATGCCAATGAAGTGCAGATTGCTCTTCAGAACAGAATGAAGGAGTTAGAGAAATCTTTCCCGGCAGGAATGGATTATGAAATACCGTACGCCACTAAAGAAGCATTAGATCAGTCTATTGAACAGGTAATTCATACTCTGATTGAAGCATTTATCCTTGTATTCATTGTGGTGTATATATTCTTACAGGATTTCAGATCAACGTTAATTCCGGCAATTGCAGTTCCGGTTTCGATTGTGGGAACGTTCTTCTTCATGAAAGTTTTTGGTTTCTCCATCAATATTTTGACGTTGTTTGCTTTGGTGCTCGCCATTGGGATTGTAGTGGATGATGCCATTGTAGTGGTGGAAGCGGTTCATGCTAAAATGGAACATAAAAAACTGAATCCAAGAGCGGCAACCATGTCTGCGATGAGTGAGATTACAGGAGCTATTGTGTCTATTACCTTAATTATGTCTGCGGTTTTCGTTCCGGTGGCATTTATGAGTGGCTCCACGGGATTATTCTATCAGCAGTTTGCTTTAACATTGGCGATTGCAATTGTGATTTCAGCCATCAATGCATTGACGCTGAGTCCTGCTTTATGTGCTTTATTCCTTAAACAACATCATGGAGGAGCTCATGAAAAAATGAATTTTAAAGACCGCTTCTTTGCCGGATTTAATGCAAGTTTCAATAAACTGACGTTCCGTTATGGAAAAGCTGTATTATTCCTTTTGAAGAAAAAATGGATTGCATTGGCGATCATTGTAGCATTCGGAGGATTGTTTGCCTGGATGTCTATGACGACTCCAAAAGGATTTATTCCGGATGAAGATCAGAGTTTTATCATCGTAACAGCTAATCTGGCTCCGGGAGCATCTAAAGACAGAACATCCAAAGTAGTTTCTGATACGGAAGATCTTTTGATGAAAAATCCGGCAGTAGACAAGGTAATTTCAGTAGATGGACTAAACTTATTCAGTGGATCCATGTCTTCTTCTGCAGCCTCTATCTTCGTGAAATTAAAAAATGGTGGCAAAAGAGGGCCTGTCAATAATATCAATGCGATTATTGGTCAGGTACAGGGGGCTCTTTCACAGGATAAAAGAGCTAATTTCCTTGTGTTGAATACACCAACAGTGGACGGTTTCGGGAATACGAGCGGGATGGAGCTTGTGCTTCAGGACCGTACGAATGGAGAACTTCAGAACCTTGGGAATATTTCCTATGGAATGATGGGTGCTTTGATGCAGAGACCTGAAGTAGCGGTGGCATTTACCACATTTGATGTTACCTATCCGCAGTTTGAAGTGTTGGTAGATGAAGTGAAATCGGCCCAGCTTGGAGTGAATGTTTCTGATGTTTTAGGCGTTATGCAAGGATATTACGGAAGTATTCAGGCTTCGGATTTCAACAGATTTGGAAAATATTATAGAGTTTTGGTACAGTCCACTCCGGAAACAAGACAGGATAAAGAATCCCTGAATGGGCTTTTTGTTAAGAATAATCTGGGACAAATGGTTCCTATCACTACTTTGGTAAGTTTAAAACAGACCACCGGCGCGGAAGTGGTAGACCGTTTCAATCTTTTCAATTCATCCAATTTAACAGTAATGGCTGCGCCGGGTTACAGTACTGGTCAGGCAATGGCTGCTGTAGAAGAAGTAAGCAAGCAGGTGCTTCCTCCGGGATATACTTATGATTATAAAGGGATGAGCCGTGAAGAAGCCGGCTCCAGTTCACAATCAGTGATGATTTTCGGATTGTGTATTGTATTTGTATTCTTCCTGTTATCGGCGCAATATGAAAGTTATATCCTTCCATTTGCGGTATTGATTGCTATTCCGGTAGGGTTGTCAGGCGTTTTTGTGGGAATTACTTTCGCAGAATTATCCAATAATATTTATGTTCAGATTGCTCTGGTCATGTTGATCGGGCTTCTGGCGAAGAATGGTATTTTGATTGTGGAATTTGCTATTCAGAGACGAAGAGCCGGAAAAAGTCTTATTGCTTCAGCGGTGGAAGGAGCTAAAGCTCGTTTACGCCCTATTTTGATGACCTCTCTGGCATTTATTACCGGATTGCTTCCATTGATTTTTGTGGTAGGTCCGTCTGCAATGGGGAACCATTCTATTGGATATGCCGCAATTTCAGGGATGCTTTTCGGGACCATCTTAGGAATTTTTGTAGTTCCGGTACTTTTTGTGATGTTCCAGGCTCTGCATGAGAAAATCAACGGAAAAGTAGTAACGGATGCGGATTGGGAATATTAA